In Populus trichocarpa isolate Nisqually-1 chromosome 7, P.trichocarpa_v4.1, whole genome shotgun sequence, the following proteins share a genomic window:
- the LOC7465591 gene encoding cysteine desulfurase, mitochondrial: protein MATSKLLASTLRRTLTTSSSFRRFSTAAAEAVALASEPEDSMIIKGVKISSRPLYLDMQATSPVDPRVLDAMLPYYLARYGNPHSRTHLYGWESDQAVETARSQIADLIGASPKEIVFTSGATESNNISVKGVMKFYKEKKRHVVTTQTEHKCVLDSCRHLQQEGFEVTYLPVGNDGIVDLEKLKGSIRPDTGLVSVMAVNNEIGVIQPMEEIGEICKELNVPFHTDAAQALGKIPIDVDKWNVSLMSLSGHKIYGPKGVGALYMRRRPRIRVEPQMNGGGQERGIRSGTVPTPLVVGMGAACELAKKEMEYDDKRIRALHERMLNGVRAKLDGVVVNGSVERRYAGNLNLSFAYVEGESLLMGLKDVAVSSGSACTSASLEPSYVLRALGVDEDMAHTSIRFGIGRFTTEEEIDRAIELTVQQVEKLREMSPLYEMVKEGIDIKQIQWAQH from the coding sequence atGGCCACCTCGAAGCTTCTAGCTTCCACCCTCCGCAGAACCCTAACCACCTCTTCCTCCTTCCGCCGCTTCTCCACCGCAGCGGCAGAAGCAGTCGCGCTGGCATCAGAACCCGAAGATTCCATGATAATAAAAGGCGTGAAAATCTCATCTCGTCCTCTCTATCTCGACATGCAAGCAACATCTCCAGTAGACCCTAGGGTTCTCGACGCGATGCTCCCTTACTATCTCGCTCGCTACGGCAACCCTCACTCACGGACTCACCTTTACGGCTGGGAATCCGATCAAGCCGTCGAAACGGCCCGCTCTCAGATCGCCGATTTAATTGGCGCGTCGCCGAAAGAAATTGTCTTCACTTCAGGAGCGACGGAGTCTAATAATATTTCAGTCAAAGGAGTCATGAAGTTTTATAAGGAAAAGAAACGACATGTCGTTACTACTCAGACGGAGCATAAGTGTGTTTTGGATTCTTGCAGGCATCTTCAGCAAGAGGGTTTTGAGGTTACGTATTTGCCTGTTGGGAATGATGGCATTGTTGATTTGGAGAAGCTGAAGGGATCGATTCGGCCGGATACTGGGCTTGTTTCGGTGATGGCGGTGAATAATGAGATTGGTGTGATTCAGCCAATGGAGGAGATTGGGGAAATTTGTAAGGAGTTGAATGTTCCATTTCATACGGATGCTGCGCAAGCGTTAGGGAAGATTCCGATTGATGTGGATAAGTGGAATGTGAGTTTGATGTCTTTGAGTGGGCATAAGATTTATGGGCCGAAAGGGGTTGGTGCTTTGTATATGCGTAGGCGGCCAAGGATAAGGGTGGAGCCCCAAATGAATGGGGGTGGACAAGAGAGAGGGATAAGGAGTGGGACGGTGCCTACTCCTTTAGTCGTGGGAATGGGGGCAGCCTGTGAATTGGCGAAAAAGGAAATGGAGTATGATGATAAGAGGATTAGGGCGTTGCACGAGAGGATGTTGAATGGTGTTAGGGCTAAGCTTGATGGTGTTGTGGTGAATGGGAGTGTTGAGAGGAGGTATGCTGGGAATTTGAATCTCTCGTTTGCTTACGTTGAAGGAGAGAGTTTGTTGATGGGGTTGAAGGATGTGGCTGTGTCAAGTGGAAGTGCTTGTACGAGTGCTAGTTTGGAGCCTTCATATGTGCTGAGGGCATTAGGGGTGGATGAGGACATGGCACATACCTCCATTAGGTTTGGAATTGGGAGGTTTACCACGGAGGAGGAGATTGATAGGGCAATTGAGCTCACGGTGCAGCAAGTTGAGAAGTTGAGGGAAATGAGCCCGCTTTATGAGATGGTAAAGGAAGGGATTGATATTAAGCAGATTCAATGGGCACAACACTGA